The following are from one region of the Lepeophtheirus salmonis chromosome 8, UVic_Lsal_1.4, whole genome shotgun sequence genome:
- the LOC121123034 gene encoding casein kinase I, with product MESGSTSGAGGVNSSRSEFIVGGRYRLVRKIGSGSFGDIYLGINITNGEEVAVKMEAKEARHPQLFYESKLYKILQGGIGIPHIRWFGIERDYNVLVLDLLGPSLEDLFNFCCRRFTLKTVLMLGDQMIGRVEFLHSKNFIHRDIKPDNFLMGIGRHCNKVFLIDYGLAKKYRDTRTRLHIAYREDKNLTGTARYASINAHLGIEQSRRDDMESLGYVIMYFNRGTLPWQGLKAATKKQKYEKISERKMSTPVEVLCKGYPAEFAMFLNYCRGLRYEEAPDYMYLRQLFRILFRTLHHQYDYTFDWTMLKQKVMADIAKKKKDQFPRSANDEY from the coding sequence ATGGAGAGTGGAAGTACGAGCGGGGCCGGAGGAGTGAACTCCTCTCGTTCCGAGTTCATCGTCGGGGGTCGCTACCGCCTCGTTCGCAAGATCGGCTCCGGGTCCTTTGGGGACATTTATCTGGGCATCAACATTACGAATGGAGAGGAAGTGGCCGTGAAGATGGAGGCCAAAGAGGCTCGTCACCCCCAGCTGTTCTACGAGTCGAAGCTCTATAAAATCCTGCAGGGAGGGATCGGGATTCCGCACATCCGCTGGTTTGGAATCGAGCGCGATTACAATGTGCTTGTGCTGGATCTCCTGGGACCTTCTCTCGAGGATCTCTTCAATTTCTGTTGTCGCCGTTTTACTTTGAAAACCGTGTTAATGTTGGGGGATCAAATGATCGGAAGAGTGGAGTTTCTgcattccaaaaatttcattcatcGAGATATAAAACCAGATAACTTTCTTATGGGTATTGGGAGACACTGTAATAAAGTTTTCCTCATCGACTACGGCTTGGCTAAAAAATATAGGGATACTCGTACTCGTTTGCATATCGCTTATAGGGAAGACAAGAACCTTACGGGTACTGCAAGATACGCTTCTATAAACGCTCATCTGGGTATTGAGCAGTCAAGAAGAGACGATATGGAGTCTCTTGGCTacgttattatgtattttaatcgAGGTACTTTGCCCTGGCAAGGTTTAAAGGCAGCcactaaaaaacaaaagtacGAAAAAATCAGTGAAAGGAAAATGTCCACTCCTGTTGAAGTCCTCTGTAAAGGATATCCTGCTGAATTTGCTATGTTTCTTAATTACTGTAGGGGACTTCGTTATGAAGAAGCTCCTGACTACATGTATCTAAGGCAACTATTCCGAATTTTATTCCGAACTCTCCATCACCAATACGACTATACCTTCGATTGGACCATGCTCAAACAAAAGGTCATGGCTGacattgcaaaaaagaaaaaagatcaattCCCACGTTCTGCTAATGATGAATACTAA
- the mRpL4 gene encoding large ribosomal subunit protein uL4m, whose product MMLFSHRLIHQTRRLLSSLSREAIFEKYPVVESKGVVPRQCWIESLKRSSSTGSAGQIVDLHPDVWGVAPRLDIIADNLKWQENYKKVEYNYVKDRYELPGKGARPWPQKGTGRARHKSKRSPIWLQGGKAHGPKGPKTNFFMLPYQHRVNGLIHTLSVKFAQDDIIIVQNFDDLESTDPEDLEDLISERGWGLSTLFVNGDSIAPENITAASESILHVNVMPSFGLNVHSMLKHKTLVLTLDAVNLIEDKLLFAQRRSDAYSISLKNKKPTSML is encoded by the exons ATGATGCTTTTCTCACATCGCCTCATTCATCAAACTCGAAGGCTACTTTCTTCCCTCTCTAGAGAAGCCATATTTGAAAAGTATCCCGTGGTTGAATCCAAGGGGGTTGTGCCTCGTCAATGCTGGATTGAATCATTAAAAAGATCTTCCTCGACGGGGAGTGCAGGACAAATCGTTGATCTACATCCAGACGTATGGGGAGTTGCCCCTCGACTGGATATAATTGCGGATAACTTAAAATGGCAGGAAAACTATAAGAAAGTAGAATACAACTACGTCAAGGATCGCTATGAACTCCCTGGTAAAGGTGCAAGGCCATGGCCTCAAAAA GGAACTGGAAGAGCAAGACACAAGAGTAAACGATCTCCTATTTGGTTACAAGGAGGGAAAGCACATGGACCAAAAGgaccaaaaactaattttttcatGCTACCCTATCAACATCGAGTGAACGGCCTTATACATACGTTAAGTGTCAAATTCGCACAagatgatattataattgttcaaaactTCGATGATTTGGAGTCAACAGATCCAGAGGACTTGGAGGATTTAATCTCTGAGAGGgg ATGGGGGCTTTCTACACTTTTTGTTAATGGCGATTCCATTGCCCCAGAAAACATCACAGCTGCTAGTGAATCTATTCTCCATGTCAATGTGATGCCGTCGTTCGGACTTAACGTGCATTCCATGTTAAAGCATAAAACCCTTGTGTTAACTTTAGATGCGGTTAATTTAATTGAAGATAAGCTTCTTTTTGCGCAGAGACGGTCTGATGCCTACtcaatttccttaaaaaataaaaaaccaacaagcatgttataa